From the genome of Gracilinanus agilis isolate LMUSP501 chromosome 2, AgileGrace, whole genome shotgun sequence, one region includes:
- the LOC123234036 gene encoding zinc-alpha-2-glycoprotein-like — protein sequence MGPLGTVIFLLLLSGTTMSTTPEESLFSPCDSLIYEDTTVTNPMVGYQSFKNEAFFNNKRVYKYNSGTEKARPEPQWKGVENWNQISQDQKERGIFALKNVEQIRNASGDRGIYIFKGIFGCQVCDDNAVRVAWIQSGNGRKLVRFNTTTEVWDVLNPQGEMLKKNWEADPTAPGRVMSYLKEDCTEKLHKYKNYRNTN from the exons ATGGGACCCCTGGGCACTGTCATCTTCTTGCTATTGCTTTCAGGGACCACAATGTCCACAACACCAGAAGAAT CGCTATTTTCTCCGTGTGATTCTCTGATATACGAGGACACGACTGTGACAAACCCCATGGTTGGGTATCAATCATTCAAGAATGAAGCATTTTTCAACAACAAACGTGTATACAAATATAATAGTGGGACTGAGAAGGCAAGGCCTGAGCCACAATGGAAAGGTGTGGAAAATTGGAATCAGATCAGCCAGGAtcagaaagaaagaggaatatttgCCCTGAAGAATGTGGAACAAATCAGAAATGCCTCTGGAGATAGAG GTATCTACATCTTTAAGGGAATTTTTGGCTGTCAAGTTTGTGATGATAATGCCGTCAGAGTGGCCTGGATTCAATCTGGCAATGGAAGGAAACTCGTTAGATTCAACACCACCACAGAGGTCTGGGATGTACTGAATCCTCAAGGTGAAATGCTGAAAAAGAATTGGGAGGCAGACCCAACGGCTCCAGGTCGGGTCATGTCCTATCTGAAAGAAGACTGTACTGAAAAACTCCATAAATACAAGAATTATAGGAACACTAACTAG
- the LOC123234038 gene encoding LOW QUALITY PROTEIN: potassium channel subfamily K member 13-like (The sequence of the model RefSeq protein was modified relative to this genomic sequence to represent the inferred CDS: inserted 1 base in 1 codon): MKLGFETGEGGLTKLKEGGIGCVVQLCQVSKERIEWDLDFTEKKIFQANSWPRLRKGFVVTTPATVGGKVFLIFYGLIGCAGTILFFNLFLEXFITVIAYIMKSCHERQLRKKGVLQSDNQRGSGTSEADSMVGWKPSVYYVMLILCMASLIISCCASAMYTPIEGWSYFDSLYFCFVAFSTIGFGDLSSQNAQYESQGLYHFGNFVYFVFILMGVCCIYSLFNVISILIKQSVNWILKKMKCRCCQCQRKALLLWRNVVTPSNVRSGQEISIETDGVIENETDGHRLSGEMISMKDFLASNKVSLAILQKQLSETANGCPQQASVSARHKGFSGGVGALAIMNNRLAETSGDR; this comes from the exons atgaagctgggGTTTGAAACAGGAGAGGGTGGTTTgaccaagctgaaggaaggaggtattggctgtgtggtccagctctGCCAGGTATCGAAGGAGCGGATAGAGTGGGATttggatttcactgagaagaagatatttCAAGCAAATTCGTGGCCCAGGTTGAGGAAAG GTTTTGTCGTGACAACACCAGCAACTGTTGGAGGCAaagtttttctgatattttatggtCTTATCGGATGTGCAGGCACCATCTTATTCTTCAACCTCTTCTTAG CATTTATTACGGTCATTGCCTACATCATGAAGTCATGTCATGAGAGGCAGCTCCGAAAGAAGGGGGTCCTGCAATCTGATAACCAAAGAGGTTCTGGGACCTCAGAGGCTGACAGCATGGTGGGATGGAAGCCTTCCGTGTATTATGTTATGCTCATCCTGTGCATGGCATCCCTCATCATCTCCTGTTGTGCCTCTGCCATGTACACCCCCATTGAAGGTTGGAGCTACTTtgattctctttatttctgttttgtggCCTTTAGCACCATTGGCTTTGGTGACCTCAGTAGCCAGAATGCCCAGTATGAGAGCCAAGGGCTCTATCACTTTGGCAACTTTGTCTACTTTGTCTTCATCCTGATGGGCGTCTGCTGCATTTATTCCTTGTTCAACGTGATCTCCATCCTCATCAAGCAGTCCGTCAACTGGatcttgaagaaaatgaaatgccGGTGTTGCCAGTGCCAAAGAAAGGCCCTACTCTTATGGAGAAATGTGGTCACTCCCAGCAATGTGCGGAGTGGACAAGAAATCTCTATTGAGACAGATGGTGTGATTGAGAATGAAACAGATGGACATCGCCTCTCAGGAGAGATGATCTCCATGAAGGACTTCTTAGCCTCCAACAAAGTCTCACTAGCCATCCTGCAGAAGCAGCTGTCAGAAACAGCCAACGGATGTCCTCAACAAGCCAGTGTGTCAGCCCGACACAAAGGATTCTCAGGAGGGGTGGGGGCCCTGGCGATCATGAACAACAGGCTGGCAGAAACAAGTGGGGACAGATAA